The following are encoded in a window of Pan troglodytes isolate AG18354 chromosome 4, NHGRI_mPanTro3-v2.0_pri, whole genome shotgun sequence genomic DNA:
- the SPINK9 gene encoding serine protease inhibitor Kazal-type 9 gives MRATAIVLLLALTLATMFSIECAKQTKQMVDCSHYKKLPPGQQRFCHHMYDPICGSDGKTYKNDCFFCSQVKKTDGKLKFVHFGKC, from the exons ATGAGAGCAACAGCCATTGTCCTACTCTTGGCTCTGACACTTGCAACCATGTTCA gTATAGAATGTGCCAAACAGACGAAACAGATG GTTGACTGCAGTCATTATAAAAAGTTACCACCAGGACAacagagattttgtcatcacatGTATGATCCAATTTGTGGATCTGATGGCAAAACTTATAAAAATGATTGCTTCTTCTGTTCTCAAGTTAA GAAAACTGACGGCAAACTTAAATTTGtacattttggaaaatgttaa